The DNA region TGTTATTGCTTTTTTTGATTGTTTTAGGGGTTGCCCCAAGGCGTACCATCCTTCTTGCATTAAACGGGATGAGTCATTCTTTCAGTCAAGAGCTAAATGGATGTGTGGTATGCCAAACTATACTAGTTTCTTTTCTATTGCTATTTATTTTGGCTATTTCTGTTCACTcctatacaaaataaaagttggTTTGGTACTGTATTGTCTTGCCTTTGGAAGTACGGTGTctgatattaaaataattgattCATCATATTTATTCTATGTCAGTAAGATTTAGCAATTGCATAGTCTATGTTATTGCGCCATTTATGCGCTTGCAGCCAGAATGCACTTCATTGTCTTCTCTCTTGACAAAGAAGTTATTGGTGGCAACTATTCTTGAACtggcaaaaaggaaaaatgaagggaaaaactgaaaagaaatttaaagtaTCTAACTTTGGACTCCATTTGAATCCTTCACCCAATGTTTTGTTTGAGTGGAAATGTCTGATAATTGGTTTAATCGGCTTTCAGTTTCATTTTTCTAACCATccgtttcttcatttttctgtTGCTTTATGATTAGGTTGGCATCTGTGCAGTACTTGTGGAAAGGGAGCTTATTATATGTGCTATACCTGCACTTATTCTTTGTGCAAGAATTGCACTAAAGATGCTGATTACGTATGTGTAAGAGGAACCAAAGGATTGTGCGGGACATGCATGAAGACTATAATGCTTATTGAAAATGTTCCGCAGGAAAATCAGGAAAGGGTATGTATTTGATATGTCTATGGTTGGTAGTCTACAAGTTTTGAATTTTAGTTCTattcatttttcataataagtAGTAAAAGATGtgcttttataattaaatgaaCATTTGGGTCGAGAACTTGAAAAGGCCGATGTTCCGTATATTTGGGTTGAAATGAGCATGGAAGGATCTCCCGGGGCAGGAGAATCTTAGCCTTCTAAGACCTTTTTTGAGCTGCATCAAGCTAGATGATTACATTCTGGTGGTCCAAGTTCTgttgttttattttctgaaGAGCTTCTGATGAACCTATAAGAGCCAGTAAGCCTATTGATATGTTCATGAGCTAACGAACCTTCCAAAAGTCAACCAAATAGGATTTTATCTTTAATAGGTCATCTTAGCTTTGCATTACAAGTTCTATTGTATCATGGTTATTCTCATGGTCAATTTCTCTCCTGTTGCAGTTTATCAATCCTCAtaatttttccaaaatcaaTGATAAACATTAAAGAACTTGAGAGGACTTCATGCCTACTGGTTGTTGCTCCATGGTAATGGAGACAAATAATTTGCAAAATAAGAACTGAAAGTTGTTATTCATTAAATTGTAGATCATTCACATTCACATTGTTGCTAGGATTAGTGGCTGTTCCATGCCTATGTGCTATCTATTATCAGAAAATTGGaaattctttttccctttccaaCATATGGCTGAGCCAACATATTGGAGGCGTATGGGATTAGACAAGAGGGGAAAGGGAGGGGTTTGGTTTACATCTGTCATGATCGTCAAATATGTGATtggatattttatatttgcaATAATCTGCGTGAATAGGAGTATATCTATTGAATCATGATCTTATCATAGAATCAAAACGGGCTTCTTTGATGAATGAACTTGAAAACTGTTAAACGTCTGTCAAATGGATGATCTCATTGTTTAAAGGCAGAAATTTGGTGATCAGATCATTCTAAATGCAGCTGCCTATTAAGTGACAGTTATTGTTTTGCAGAATTATCTTATTTAAGATCTTTTAATGACTGGTCAAGTCAACTCTTAGTAATTTAAGGTGTACTTTTTGGTTCACCCTCTTCTTATAATGCTGCAGGTTCAAGTTGATTTTGATGACAAAACAAGCTGGGAGTATCTATTTAAGGTCTACTGGGttattttgaaagaaaaattatctttAACCATAAATGAgctgactcaagctaaaaATCCTTGGATAGAACCTAGTTTTGCAATTCCTTCCGGTGAGACTTCTGGGAACTTGAGTTATAGTAATGGTGACAGAAGATATGGCTCAGGCAACTCCAATGGATTCCAATCAACGCGTGTGCTCAGAGGAAGAAAAGCTAAAGAGCAGCCAAAGCTAATTGATAATGAGGTACAAAACGAGCAAGTTAGCCTGGTTGATGAACGACCATCTTCTTCTCAAGATGCAAAATGGGCATCTAAGGAGCTCCTGGAGTTTGTAGCCCATATGAAAGATGGTGATACATCTGTGCTATCTCAGTTTGATGTTCAAGCACTTCTCTTGGAGTATATCAGGAAAAATAATCTTCGAGATACACATCGCAAATGTCAAATTGTCTGCGATTCAAGGCTCCTCAACCTATTCGGCAAAACAGTGGTTGGCCATTTTGAAATGCTAAAGCTGCTGGATTCTCACTTTCTTGTGAAGGAGAATCCCAAAATAGATGGATTTATTCGAGGATCTATAGTTGGTCCTGGTAGTAGCCAGGTCAATAATAGTGTACACAGTGATACTCAGCAGCTGTTGGATAGCAACAAAAGGCGCAAGACAAGGAAGAAGGTTGATGAGAGAGTGCCACAAGTAAATCCAGATGATTATGCTGCAGCAGATGGCCACAACATTTCCTTGATATATTTGCGGCGAAATATGATGGAGAAGTTGCTTGATGATCCTGAAAAATTTCATGATAAAGTTGTTGGATCTATGGTCCGCATTAAAGTCTCTGGTAGCGATCAGAAACAAGATATTCATAGACTTGTTAGAGTCGTAGGTAACAACTCAATTTCTGGTCCTAGTGACTGTCTTTGTGTCATTTAAATGCAATGCCCGAATTTTCTAACTTGTGATTATCTACTATTCAGGCACGAGCAATGTGGCAGAACCATATAAGGTAGGCGATAAAACTGCAGGGAGTGTGCTTGAAATAATGAATTTGGAGAAGAAAGAACTCATGCCGATTGATGAGATCTCAAATCAGGAAATTTCTGAGGTGATTTGACATCCCATTTCATTAGTATACATCTGTTTAGTTTCAGATTGTTAAGTTGATGGTTAATGATGTAGAAACCTATAGAGTTATGCATGCACAGTGATTGTgactttttaaataattataaggtGGCCTCTCTAAAATGTGGGAAACAGGGTCTGGTGACGTAATCTGGAGTATTTGATTTAAttgctctctttctttcccaGTATAGTTCTAagtgttttatttttggtaCTTTTTCTTATTGTTTCTTGATTGATTTTTCTGCTCCCATTCTCATAGATTATTAACAAATAAGAACTTAATTACCAACATATGAAGGAGCAAACATCATTCTCGGAGCATCACATTTGTTTATGTTGCTTGAGGTTTTCAGAAGGGtctttttttgtccttttgcTTTCTAGAAAGGGATGTGATTTACCTTTTTCTTAGGAAGTGTTCTGAATGTTTtgtgaaaatataatttaagtGCATCCTTGTGTATGAATGAGGTAAAAGAATTTAGGTGTTTGGTGAAACTTGCTGATTTTATCTGTATTCCAATTATATAAAGGCGGGGAGTTTTTTTATTGCAATTAAATTAACTTCAAAATGGCACTCTTTCACCACGTAGGCTGGTCGAAAAATTGGCAAAGCAGTCTGTTGACTTCATTCATAACCTGGGCTTGAGTCTCTGGGGCTTAATGCCTCACACTTTTGCTTGGTGGTCCCTTGCCATGCGGTATCCACAGTAGAGGGGGGAAAGGGGGCGTGTGCCCTAGTGGGTGACAAAAGCATTCCCATGCCAAGCACGTGTGCTGGTTTAATGTCTTGCAACCCAGCAAGCACCATCTTTTAAGCccccaaaaggaaaaaaaaaattaattaaaattgaaggCCTTTCTTATGCTTGTTTGTAACATGTAAAGCTTCCGTAAACAAAAGTCGTCAACTGATAGCTTGTTCTTCAATTTTCagccaaaagagaaaaagggaaaaatctGGTAGCTTGTCTTTAGTAGTTAAGATGCCAAATATTCTGATGTATTTTTAGACAAACTGTTCTAGTTTTGAGATGGTAAATGTGATTCCAGGATGAGTGTGGACAATTGCGCCAGAGTATCAAATGTGGGCAAATTAAATGGCTGACTGTGGTGAGTACTGAATGATTActatatttgatattattttgtTTGGAGGACATATGCCACCATCTCCTTTGTCCTCGAAAGTAGTAGTTCCTTAAAGCACTCGTGGACTATAAtctaaaacaataatttatgGCTCGTTGCAGGGTGAACTCCAGCAGAAGGCACTGAAACTTCAGGAAGTGAGAGTTGATGAGGTAGGTTCCTGGTCAATTGGAGCCCAGGTGTGCATGTAGAATGTCCTGCTAGTTGTTTTCTATGATGAAGTGTGATACTTACGAAATTATTTTTACCCTAATTCCTACTCTTGCGCCTTTTGGGTTATTCCAATTTTTCTGATTCAGTGGCTGGAGTCAGAGTCATTGAGGCTTAATCATCTTCGAGATCGAGCAAGTGAAAAGGGACATCAAAAGGAATATCCTTTTTATTTAGTTTGTTGCAATATTTGGTAAGATCTTGTCAATATGTATAAAGATTTTGCAGCATTGGATCAGCTTAAGCAGATAAGGTCAGTACGTATAGTTGCATTATAAGAACTCGTAAGCATATTGGTCTATGGGGTGGATGGTGCCCTATGCCCTCCCTGCTCCAACCCATGCCCCTCCCCCATCTTCACCCCTGTGAGCTTAATACGAAATTGGGTGCATGTACATGCTTGCTGTTGGAAAAGTCGGGACAATATTAGAAGTTATCCTTGACTGAACTGCACGCTTAGAGATTGCATAGAGAAGATACAGCTCCTCAGTTCACCGGAGGAACGTCAGCGCAGAATGCAGGAAATCCCTGAAGTGCATGCTGATCGAAGCCTGGACCCGAATCACATCCCTCCATATGAAACCCCAAAGAAAAAAGGTCAATATCGTTATAACTGtaatttcctcttcttcaacttcaGCTTTTTTATTGGATTGGTAATGACTTCCTAGTCCATTTTCAGATGGTCTTGTCAGGCCGAGCAATGGTCCTGGTAGAAAGAGGAGGCAGGCAGTCGCAGCACAGAGCGGGAGCAGTATCCCGAACAAGAGGAGAAACGCATCCCGGACTAGCCAACCGTCAGCTTCTGATTCAGAGAGAGAATCGTCTGGTCTAACTCATGAGATGAATAAAAGGAGTCGGTTTGACCCTGCTGTCTCGGTAGTCTGTGCTCTGAAGAGCCTAGCCAGCAGATCAGAATCAGCTTCTGGGGTTGCTTCAGAAGTCTCACCTTCACCTCTCTCAACGGGAACTGACCAGTCTGTTAATGATGCGGAGATTAATAAGATGTGGCACTATCAGGACCCTACTGGGAAAACACAAGGGCCATTTACCATGTCCCAGCTGCGGAAATGGAATGGAAGCGGCCATTTCCCTGCTGATCTGCGGATATGGAGAATAGATGAAAGGCGAGAAGATTCTATACTTCTGATTGAAGCATTGAATGGGAACTATATCAAGCAGGAACCGAGGATGTCCTCTGATGATAGAACCGTCAACTTGAATGGCTCAGGCAATGCCAATTCACCTCGGAGAGACAAAAACATTGCTGATGGTAGCCCCAATCACAAGGAAGAAGGCCCTAGTTCTCCTCCTAAACCGAACATAGAGGATACTAACAAAGTCATGGAGGGTCCTCCTTCCAGTGAAGGACGAATCATAACCGTTGCCGAAGTGTGGAACTCTCTAAATGACGATGCTCCCCTCTCTATTGTTCAGTCTCAGCCACAACATTGCAATTCTGTTCAATTACCCAGTAACCAAGATGAGACTTCATTGCAAGAAAACGAGAGTCAAGAATCTCGACAAGACAATCGGAATGTACGGTTGTTTGGGCTTACTGAGGTTGTTCCAGCAGCAAATAATGGGCCCAAAAGTAACGAGAAGCGTAGCGATGGTGATGAGCCCTCAGGTCAGTTGTCAGGCCAGAACTGGAACAATTCAGTTCCTGTAACCACTATTGATTCCTTGGACAAATCACTTGAAACAAAGCAAGAGAGCAAAGGAATTACTTTTCCCCAGGGGCCGACCTCTGCAGTGGGGTCACACAATGAAGGGGTTGATGATAATGCTGAACGGAACAAGCAGGGTATGTCTTCAAACTTATGCTCTCAGGATGCAGCTCCAGCTTGGAGCAATGCCCCTAGTCTAGTTCCTGAGGCCACTCAGTCTAAAGGAGTCACAGCCGAATGGGGTGGTGGGTACTCTTCTGTTCCTTCTAAGCCAGTCGATGCATGGGACTCCACTCTCGGGTCGGGTAGCTCCTTGAGACCGACTGATATGCCAGGGAATAATTCTGCTCTGACGTTAACGAGTGCCCAGCCAACTACAGTAGTTTCATCCCAAGCTCATAACCCACTGCCCATAGAATCTTCTTGGCAAGCAATAGTGAATGAGACGAATGACTTCGCCTCTTTAGGTGAAGAATCAGTGTCAGATCTCTTGGCCGAGGTTGAAGCAATGGAGAATGCCGGCTTGCCGTCTCCAACATCAGCGATGAAGTGTGGTCATGATCTGAATGGTGACAGCAAAGACGATTGCTTCAGTCCCATAGAGGGGTTCGATCCGACACCAGGCCCAGTAAAGAGTGAGGTCTTTACTTCGACTGTCGAACTCATGGTGACTTCTCAGCCCACTGTCACTGCAGATGAACCACAGAATACGGCTTCTAATGGAGGTCTGGGACACGCTCGGAGGACTTCTCACAAGCATTCTTCTTCCACCACTGAACCCGAGAGAGGTGGGAAGCAGCAGAATGAAGGAAACACGGGCAATCAATGGAAATCGGAGCCCACCTCTGAACTCCCTCGTCCCTCGCCTCCCCAATCAACCTGGCAATTGCCGGGAACATCTCCTCATGCTTGGGGAGCGGTTCAAGGGAGCTCTCATTGGGAAGGGACAAATGATGGCCAGACAAACATGGACTTGGAGGCTCGGCAAAGTCAATATCAGAGGACTGGAAGTTTCAGCTCGGGCAGCGGCTCAGGGAACCAAGGCATATGGAGCAACCAGCAAAGATACAACAGTGGGAGTAATAGATACTCTAGCCCACGAGAGCGGGGCTTCCAAGGTAATGATCAAGGTTATGGGAGGAGCAACCGAGGACCATGGAATAGCAATAGTAATAGTGGTAGTCGGCAATATTCCAGCGGGGCCAGTGGGGGTGGACACAGACAGCAGCCACCCAAAGGGCAGCGTGTTTGTAAGTTTTACGAGAGCGGCTACTGCAAGAAGGGGTCCTCCTGTAGCTACTTCCACCCCTGAGTGAAGGCCTGGGCATAGGCCTCTTTAAATAGTCTCACGGGAGTCAATTCTTTCTTGCGGTTATCGGATTTGTGTTGCTGGTCGTGGTCCAAGTGACCTTGTAAAGTGAAGGTCAGGGCATAAGAAgtcaatttattatttgtgtCTCACCGTTGTAATGTTGTAATTCTTCTAGTGCCATAGCACATGTACTATTTCAAGGATTGATCCATACAAAGCTCCTCTCAAGTCTCCGGGCTCATTTATGGTTTGTAGTTGAGATGTTCGGGCAGATAAGCATTTGCCTTGTTACGGCAAATTGTTTTACAGGGCAGCTTTTTCGGGGCTATCATTCGAGTCGAGAGGGTAGTCGTGGTCTCTAGATTGGGCAGTCCTGGTCTTGGCCTCTTGAGGTCAGCATCAGTCGCAGCCGAGGCTACCAGAAAGGGCAGGATATTTCAGAAATTATGCTTGGAGATGTGGCGGCGTTTCAGGAATATGATATCGATTCCTCAAACTAATTATGGCAAGTCAGCTTAATCGCGCCTAAAATCTTATCATGGTACGTGCCATATGCTGGATTTAGTATATCGTAAATCGTCGTCGTCTATTCagccgaaaaaaataaaggggaTACGGTGAATCGTATTTTACCTCTGATTTGGCAGGCCAATTATGTACATGTCATGTCAAATCCGCAATTCAGTTATAGTAAGTACATAATTTGGGAAATCGATTGTGTGTCTAGCAGTATAGTCGAACCAAAACAGTCATTATTAGCGggtcaaaataataataccaAAGTATGTTGCTAACTTCAGTAATGCTAGTACATGATACGCTGTAATACACGATCCTATCATCCTCGATACAATGATATGCAAAATGAAGTTGTAGAGTAATTACCATCGTGCCGAAATGCTCGATCCTGTCATGGCATGTGTGGAGATCACACGCTAGCGTTTAAAATGAAATCCTTGATCCCATCATGGAATGCATAAATAAAGGTCGCAATCGGATTCGAGAAATCTGATCGAATCTCGAGCTCGACTTGCCAAATAAAGCCTTTGGATAATGATTGAGCTAAATTCTTAGTTCCATAATGACATGCACACAAGGGAGTGGTGCAGTCACATTACACTTGAATCGAAATCAAAAGGTTTTTCTCCATGAATTTCttgtactctttttttttaattatctcATACTAAGACTCACCAGTCgggaaattattttatttatttactcttctttttacttttttttttttatgcaaaGGGTGGTCCTTGACATCAAGTCAAAGTCAAACCCGCGCTTTCTGAAGAGCGGCCGTTAGTGAAAACTTCCATGCGGTGACGGTTCCCTCCAAACGATGTCGTTTCACGCTCCCGGGAATCTCTTCCCTCTAATTGTCCTTTTCCCGGCGGTGGCTGACAAAATCAGTCATCTTCGATCGGAAGCAAACAGAGAGTCTCAAATCAATCCATTTTCGTCAGTATGGCGACGACGTCGTTCCTATCGCCGACGCAGCGGTACGGAGCCGGAGCTCTGTTCGCCCTGGCCCTCCACCAGGCTCAGATGCACCAGACCCGGCCCCTCGGCATGCTGGACCCCGATGGGGAAGACGACGGCCCCGGAGAAGAGCGGCCCAGCAGCGGCAGTAGCAGCGACTCCGTCTCCGAGGACCCCGATCTCTGGGTCCACGAGAACTCCGGCCTCCTCCTCCCCGTTTTCAGGTGACGTCTTCCTCAATCGGTTTTCTGATTTCATCAGTCGCACTGGTGAATTCCTCATTGCGGCTGCATTGAGGGATCAATTGATGTTAGATGGTCGAGTCGTCAATTGACGAAGTGCTGAATGATACTGGAACGGTACGTTTGAGCTGATCATGAGCTGCCCAACGTTTTGCTTCCTTCGATGGTCATAGTTTGTGTTGTCTCAGTTTAGTGATTATGGGGTATGGAGATTCTCTTTAAGTTTGGTTTAGCTCGGTATTGCTGTGGCCGGTGAAAAGGTGCAGATAGAACATTAGAAAAGTTCGTTCTTTGTGAATCGCCGGTCACTCGATATGTTCTTCACTGcaatgagaaaaaaagaaaagaaaagaagttgCCAAATGCTGCTGTTGGAATCATCATTACAGGAAAGTTGTATAGGCCATATAATTCACCTAAGGACGGTCGGAAATGAACTAATAGTTGTGTGAGAATTCATTGTAGAAGTTAAGGT from Punica granatum isolate Tunisia-2019 chromosome 3, ASM765513v2, whole genome shotgun sequence includes:
- the LOC116198900 gene encoding zinc finger CCCH domain-containing protein 44-like, with the translated sequence MDDSLQQQRREEQILSLFESIEDRELRRSAPGDPAAPDQFSAPCEPADSRPPEAAPAGPAAAPALAWNIAAAAGSAQAVAAAQLPGVVNVKRKRGRPPKNAALMNRQPCPAVPPASQLRKPVEEDEDVCFICFDGGTLVLCDRKGCPKAYHPSCIKRDESFFQSRAKWMCGWHLCSTCGKGAYYMCYTCTYSLCKNCTKDADYVCVRGTKGLCGTCMKTIMLIENVPQENQERVQVDFDDKTSWEYLFKVYWVILKEKLSLTINELTQAKNPWIEPSFAIPSGETSGNLSYSNGDRRYGSGNSNGFQSTRVLRGRKAKEQPKLIDNEVQNEQVSLVDERPSSSQDAKWASKELLEFVAHMKDGDTSVLSQFDVQALLLEYIRKNNLRDTHRKCQIVCDSRLLNLFGKTVVGHFEMLKLLDSHFLVKENPKIDGFIRGSIVGPGSSQVNNSVHSDTQQLLDSNKRRKTRKKVDERVPQVNPDDYAAADGHNISLIYLRRNMMEKLLDDPEKFHDKVVGSMVRIKVSGSDQKQDIHRLVRVVGTSNVAEPYKVGDKTAGSVLEIMNLEKKELMPIDEISNQEISEDECGQLRQSIKCGQIKWLTVGELQQKALKLQEVRVDEWLESESLRLNHLRDRASEKGHQKELRDCIEKIQLLSSPEERQRRMQEIPEVHADRSLDPNHIPPYETPKKKDGLVRPSNGPGRKRRQAVAAQSGSSIPNKRRNASRTSQPSASDSERESSGLTHEMNKRSRFDPAVSVVCALKSLASRSESASGVASEVSPSPLSTGTDQSVNDAEINKMWHYQDPTGKTQGPFTMSQLRKWNGSGHFPADLRIWRIDERREDSILLIEALNGNYIKQEPRMSSDDRTVNLNGSGNANSPRRDKNIADGSPNHKEEGPSSPPKPNIEDTNKVMEGPPSSEGRIITVAEVWNSLNDDAPLSIVQSQPQHCNSVQLPSNQDETSLQENESQESRQDNRNVRLFGLTEVVPAANNGPKSNEKRSDGDEPSGQLSGQNWNNSVPVTTIDSLDKSLETKQESKGITFPQGPTSAVGSHNEGVDDNAERNKQGMSSNLCSQDAAPAWSNAPSLVPEATQSKGVTAEWGGGYSSVPSKPVDAWDSTLGSGSSLRPTDMPGNNSALTLTSAQPTTVVSSQAHNPLPIESSWQAIVNETNDFASLGEESVSDLLAEVEAMENAGLPSPTSAMKCGHDLNGDSKDDCFSPIEGFDPTPGPVKSEVFTSTVELMVTSQPTVTADEPQNTASNGGLGHARRTSHKHSSSTTEPERGGKQQNEGNTGNQWKSEPTSELPRPSPPQSTWQLPGTSPHAWGAVQGSSHWEGTNDGQTNMDLEARQSQYQRTGSFSSGSGSGNQGIWSNQQRYNSGSNRYSSPRERGFQGNDQGYGRSNRGPWNSNSNSGSRQYSSGASGGGHRQQPPKGQRVCKFYESGYCKKGSSCSYFHP